In a single window of the Candidatus Deferrimicrobiaceae bacterium genome:
- a CDS encoding SEC-C domain-containing protein, giving the protein MSAALLGRNAPCPCGSGLKYKKCCYEKDRAETSRARDERSAVDIALAYLYDEFPDEVDDAIDHGFLGGLEDEEYARLEHLPPEDQAELDINIGEWLLADAVLQVDEESVFALDLVLGEGGPMLPPQGRDRLIAASERPLSLYDVIRVTKGEGIELQDLVYPADPPVRVRDASLSESAQRGDIFGARIVRQGDDWLLSEAFYPMPEDFAHDCLNAIFLEQEEAAKETAARPTDPESDASREIPGPIIIDYWLLGLAEE; this is encoded by the coding sequence ATGAGCGCCGCGCTCCTCGGCCGCAACGCGCCCTGCCCCTGCGGCAGCGGTCTCAAGTACAAGAAGTGCTGCTACGAAAAGGACCGCGCGGAGACGTCCAGGGCGCGGGACGAGCGCTCCGCAGTCGACATCGCGCTGGCCTACCTTTACGACGAATTCCCCGACGAGGTCGACGACGCGATCGACCACGGCTTTCTGGGCGGCCTCGAGGACGAGGAGTACGCGCGGCTGGAGCATCTGCCTCCCGAGGACCAGGCCGAGCTGGATATCAACATCGGCGAATGGCTGCTGGCGGATGCGGTGCTGCAGGTGGACGAGGAGTCGGTCTTCGCGCTCGACCTGGTGTTGGGCGAAGGCGGGCCGATGCTGCCGCCGCAGGGTCGGGACCGGCTGATCGCGGCGAGCGAGCGCCCCCTGAGCCTGTACGACGTGATCCGCGTTACAAAGGGCGAGGGGATCGAGCTGCAGGATTTGGTGTATCCGGCCGACCCGCCGGTCCGGGTGCGCGATGCGTCATTATCGGAAAGCGCCCAGCGAGGCGACATCTTCGGCGCCCGGATCGTCCGCCAAGGGGACGACTGGCTCCTCTCGGAAGCGTTCTACCCGATGCCGGAGGATTTCGCCCACGACTGCCTCAATGCGATCTTCCTCGAGCAGGAGGAAGCCGCGAAGGAGACCGCGGCCCGGCCGACGGACCCGGAATCGGACGCGTCCCGCGAGATCCCCGGCCCGATCATCATCGATTACTGGCTGCTGGGGCTGGCGGAGGAGTAG